The Brachyspira hyodysenteriae ATCC 27164 genome includes a window with the following:
- a CDS encoding YhjD/YihY/BrkB family envelope integrity protein, giving the protein MTKIQKIKNFFKKLKIFFNEEIYYTDPKLFNPIQKFFLNSYRIIVFAVTDFFKDDCTIRAAALTYLVTLSFIPTLIVGLFILRIFNIYQNIFVFIFDWMEKNAPFYEPMVRQILNIADNTDLASFGIIGIISTVVSVALILHSIQRSLIKIWRVKIKTSIPRVAANYIALLFLIPILIGISFTLITYTSISLHSLPALIKILLSWVTPIISTSLLVLFLYVLVPQTKVNWSNATISSVLVAMAIITLFSVYFKLNIDVKNYKQIFDNDKYKIEYLVKEINTTDKQNNIIESIITNNNNNNLETNYNVETISNNDYLNTNKNMLQKNQKIDVDNISSIKIERISYIIIQNTGTGLGGTTYKKEPIETNMLEFLTFSPNVTEQLLKYNFQIDDIVTISSENNMLTSIMPAELSSASSFAQIPVLLLLLYIVWLIILFGAELTYSIQYFRSYGVDKNSIKLSFAEKELIALEFMHIISYRFIKRKKAITMYELAKELRTAPTIITEISEPLEKSMYVIKISNGPNISYSLGCPPESITIGDVLYSLRMEGGFRNKTIKTDDKYKNLLYKNKEISRKDYNTNFLNLLHYRDNK; this is encoded by the coding sequence ATGACTAAAATTCAAAAAATTAAAAATTTTTTCAAAAAATTGAAGATTTTTTTCAATGAAGAGATATATTATACAGATCCTAAATTATTCAATCCCATACAAAAGTTTTTTTTGAATTCTTATAGAATAATAGTCTTTGCTGTAACAGACTTCTTTAAAGATGACTGTACAATAAGAGCAGCAGCTTTAACATATCTTGTAACATTATCTTTCATACCAACATTAATAGTAGGACTTTTTATATTAAGAATATTTAATATATATCAGAATATATTTGTATTTATATTCGATTGGATGGAAAAAAATGCTCCATTCTATGAACCTATGGTAAGGCAAATACTTAATATAGCTGATAACACAGATTTGGCTAGTTTTGGAATAATAGGTATCATATCAACTGTAGTAAGTGTTGCGTTGATACTTCATAGCATACAAAGATCATTAATAAAAATATGGCGCGTAAAAATAAAAACTTCTATACCAAGGGTAGCAGCTAATTATATAGCATTATTATTTTTAATACCCATACTTATTGGTATATCATTTACTCTAATTACATATACATCTATAAGTTTGCATAGTCTTCCTGCATTAATTAAAATATTATTATCTTGGGTTACACCTATAATATCTACTTCTTTATTAGTATTATTCTTGTATGTATTAGTACCTCAAACTAAAGTAAATTGGTCTAATGCCACTATATCTTCAGTATTGGTTGCAATGGCTATAATAACTCTATTTAGTGTATATTTTAAACTTAATATAGATGTAAAAAATTATAAGCAAATATTTGATAATGATAAATATAAAATAGAATACTTAGTAAAAGAAATAAATACTACAGACAAACAAAATAATATAATAGAATCAATAATAACAAATAACAATAATAATAATTTAGAAACAAATTACAATGTAGAAACAATTAGTAATAATGATTATCTAAATACTAATAAAAATATGCTTCAAAAAAATCAAAAAATTGATGTTGATAATATATCCAGCATAAAAATAGAAAGAATAAGCTACATTATTATACAAAATACTGGAACAGGCTTAGGGGGAACTACATATAAAAAAGAACCTATAGAAACTAATATGCTTGAATTTTTAACTTTTTCCCCAAATGTAACAGAACAATTATTAAAATATAATTTTCAAATAGATGATATAGTTACTATAAGCAGCGAAAATAATATGCTTACAAGTATAATGCCTGCAGAATTGTCTTCTGCAAGTTCTTTTGCTCAAATACCTGTTTTATTATTATTGTTATATATAGTATGGCTTATAATATTATTCGGAGCAGAACTCACCTACTCTATACAATATTTCAGATCTTATGGAGTGGATAAAAACAGTATTAAATTATCATTTGCCGAAAAAGAACTTATAGCATTAGAATTTATGCATATAATATCATATAGATTTATAAAGAGAAAAAAAGCTATAACCATGTATGAATTGGCTAAAGAGCTTAGAACAGCACCTACAATTATTACAGAAATATCTGAACCATTAGAAAAATCAATGTATGTTATAAAAATATCTAATGGACCAAATATATCATATTCTTTAGGCTGTCCTCCCGAATCAATTACTATAGGAGATGTTTTATACTCACTTAGAATGGAAGGAGGATTTAGAAATAAAACTATAAAGACAGACGATAAATATAAAAATTTATTATATAAAAACAAAGAAATTTCTAGAAAAGATTATAATACTAATTTCCTTAATCTACTGCATTATAGAGATAATAAATAA
- a CDS encoding thymidylate synthase: MQNYLDLLKKVLEEGEETKDRTGVGTRRIFGPQLRFKFEGNKIPIITTKRVFMKGVIIELLWFLQGSTNIKFLLENNVHIWDEWADDMGELGPVYGKQWRAWETKEGNKIDQISNIVNTLRNNPASRRIILNAWNVGEIDQMHLPPCHMMCQFSVNSKGGIITHLYQRSADLFLGVPFNISSYAILTRLLAMHSGLHASELIMTFGDAHIYNNHIEQVKLQLSREPLEQTTELFIDNRPNIFSHVYEDFKLEGYKYYPTIKAEVAV, from the coding sequence ATGCAGAACTATTTAGACTTATTAAAGAAAGTATTAGAAGAAGGCGAAGAGACTAAAGATAGAACCGGAGTAGGTACAAGAAGGATATTTGGTCCGCAATTAAGATTTAAATTTGAAGGAAATAAAATACCAATAATAACAACAAAAAGAGTTTTTATGAAAGGTGTTATTATAGAATTACTTTGGTTTTTGCAAGGATCTACAAATATAAAATTCTTATTAGAAAATAATGTTCATATATGGGATGAGTGGGCTGATGATATGGGAGAGCTTGGACCTGTATATGGAAAACAGTGGAGAGCTTGGGAAACTAAAGAAGGAAATAAAATAGATCAAATATCAAATATAGTGAATACATTAAGAAATAATCCTGCAAGCAGAAGAATTATTTTAAATGCATGGAATGTGGGAGAGATTGATCAAATGCATCTTCCTCCATGCCATATGATGTGTCAGTTTTCAGTTAATAGCAAAGGAGGAATCATTACTCATTTATATCAAAGATCTGCCGATTTATTTTTGGGAGTTCCTTTTAATATAAGTTCTTATGCTATACTTACAAGGCTTTTAGCTATGCATAGCGGACTTCATGCTTCAGAATTAATAATGACATTCGGAGATGCACATATTTATAATAATCATATAGAGCAGGTTAAACTTCAGCTTTCAAGAGAGCCTTTAGAGCAGACAACAGAATTATTTATAGATAATCGTCCTAATATTTTTAGTCATGTTTATGAGGATTTCAAATTAGAAGGTTATAAATACTACCCAACTATAAAAGCGGAGGTAGCAGTTTGA
- a CDS encoding dihydrofolate reductase has product MIVSLIAAVDSKNGIGLNGVMPWGHIKEDMQFFRSTTTGYAVIMGRVTFESLGSKPLPNRKNIVISSNVNTELLNKYDNLFYEKSFEDSISKLLLEKNKQIFIIGGESIYKKALDYADMIYLTHIDKDYHCDRFFPEIDTNLFQSDELKTFFYNDISVNIIKYTRI; this is encoded by the coding sequence TTGATAGTTTCATTAATTGCAGCAGTGGATTCTAAAAACGGCATAGGACTTAATGGTGTTATGCCTTGGGGACATATAAAAGAGGATATGCAGTTTTTTAGAAGCACAACTACAGGATATGCTGTTATTATGGGCAGAGTAACATTCGAGTCTTTAGGCTCTAAACCTCTTCCTAATAGAAAAAATATTGTTATATCTTCTAATGTAAATACAGAACTTTTGAATAAATATGATAATCTTTTTTATGAAAAATCTTTTGAAGATTCAATTTCAAAATTGCTTTTGGAAAAAAATAAGCAGATATTTATTATAGGAGGAGAATCTATTTATAAAAAGGCATTAGATTATGCAGATATGATATATCTTACTCATATAGATAAAGATTATCATTGCGATAGATTTTTTCCTGAAATAGATACTAATTTATTTCAATCTGATGAATTAAAAACATTTTTCTATAATGATATAAGCGTAAATATAATTAAATATACTAGAATTTAG
- a CDS encoding tetratricopeptide repeat protein yields the protein MNSIDNLLELANKAFNSADYKKSLEYFDQLIFYYGDSVELYNNRGLAKSSLGMYEESIDDFQKVIHINPHYVNAYNNIGLVKHNLGMYEEAINFYKKALDIDNNCIQACNNIGLANHNLGMYEEAIKYYIKAIEISPNVHTYNNIGLIKNDLGMYEEAIEYFNKVIRLDDHYIKAYYNIGLSKYNLKNYDEALDYFNKVLELDSKNVHAYNNIGIIKQDLKLHNEALEYFNRALLLDKNYSKAYYNRGLSLLELELYECALADFNGCLELEPNYYPAYCKRGEVKLKLKNYEEAVEDFNKYIEYGNPDSKIYFYRGYAEYKLKDYNNALKDFNMCDNNIKTFILKIISKFKLLFVKK from the coding sequence ATGAATAGTATAGATAATTTGTTGGAATTAGCCAATAAAGCTTTTAATAGTGCTGATTATAAGAAATCTTTAGAATATTTTGATCAATTAATTTTTTATTATGGAGATAGTGTTGAACTTTATAATAATAGAGGATTAGCTAAGAGCAGTTTGGGAATGTATGAAGAGTCCATTGATGATTTTCAAAAGGTTATTCATATTAATCCTCATTATGTAAATGCTTACAATAATATAGGTTTAGTTAAGCATAATTTAGGAATGTATGAGGAAGCTATTAATTTTTATAAAAAGGCTTTGGATATAGATAATAATTGTATTCAAGCTTGCAATAATATAGGATTAGCTAATCATAATTTAGGAATGTACGAGGAAGCTATTAAATATTATATAAAGGCTATAGAAATTTCTCCTAATGTTCATACCTATAATAATATAGGATTGATAAAAAATGATTTGGGAATGTATGAAGAAGCTATTGAATATTTTAATAAAGTTATACGATTAGATGATCATTATATAAAAGCATATTATAATATAGGACTTTCAAAATATAATCTAAAAAATTATGATGAAGCATTAGATTATTTTAATAAGGTTTTAGAATTAGATTCTAAAAATGTACATGCATATAATAATATTGGTATAATAAAGCAGGATTTGAAATTGCATAATGAAGCATTGGAATATTTTAATAGAGCTTTATTATTAGATAAAAATTATTCTAAAGCGTATTATAATAGAGGACTTTCATTATTAGAATTAGAATTATATGAATGTGCTTTAGCTGATTTTAATGGATGTTTAGAATTGGAGCCTAATTATTATCCTGCATACTGCAAAAGAGGCGAAGTTAAGTTAAAATTAAAAAATTATGAGGAAGCAGTTGAAGATTTTAATAAATATATAGAATATGGAAATCCTGATAGTAAAATATATTTCTATAGAGGTTATGCTGAATATAAATTGAAAGATTATAATAATGCTCTTAAAGATTTCAATATGTGTGATAATAATATAAAAACATTTATATTAAAAATTATATCGAAATTCAAACTTCTATTTGTAAAAAAATAA
- a CDS encoding ABC transporter permease, translating to MLGVRYLRAKKKFSFVSIITIICVLGILVGDMVMITVLSVMNGFQDDIRDKILGMRAHINISAYSDQPLTDYKYVVDNIMNNKEITSAYPYIVLPCIMRSYGFTTLITVRSFEDNIFTTDKDFIKYFNFVEGNNKDMNTNDALIGSEMAKDYALSIGDTIDIISASGSFERGFKPQKTTFTIKGIYKTGYYEYDSRMVIVPLTTGQKMVGYDNAVTGVAVKVRNFFDADKVAKKIDTDLKEFYNVMPWMLFDRNFFQALHTEKLMLALILSFIILIAALNIASSQIIFVKDKRRDIAIIKTLGLRPSNVAKVFFLEGAIIGLIGTVLGVIFGILLANYVNEALDGIRIILQVIVNIIWFIPSKIGGLSIPIVPDFFPSDIYYVSGGLPSIIHASQVIMVASISFLLSVLFAIIPAYIASRYKPAEVLRYE from the coding sequence ATGCTTGGCGTCAGATATTTAAGAGCCAAAAAGAAATTTTCATTTGTTTCAATAATAACTATTATATGTGTTCTTGGAATATTAGTTGGGGATATGGTAATGATTACTGTACTTTCAGTTATGAATGGCTTCCAAGATGATATAAGAGATAAAATACTTGGAATGAGGGCACATATAAATATCAGTGCTTATAGTGATCAGCCGCTTACAGATTATAAATATGTTGTTGATAACATAATGAACAATAAAGAAATAACAAGTGCTTATCCTTATATAGTTTTACCTTGTATAATGCGTTCATATGGTTTTACTACTCTTATAACAGTGCGTTCTTTTGAAGATAATATATTCACAACCGATAAAGACTTCATAAAATATTTTAATTTTGTTGAAGGCAATAATAAAGATATGAATACTAATGATGCTTTAATAGGATCTGAAATGGCAAAAGATTATGCTTTGTCTATTGGCGATACTATAGATATAATTTCAGCTTCAGGAAGTTTTGAAAGAGGATTTAAACCTCAGAAAACTACTTTCACTATTAAAGGTATTTATAAAACAGGGTATTATGAATATGACAGCAGAATGGTAATAGTTCCTCTTACTACAGGTCAGAAAATGGTTGGATATGATAATGCTGTTACAGGCGTTGCTGTTAAGGTGAGAAATTTTTTTGATGCTGATAAAGTTGCCAAAAAAATTGATACTGATTTAAAAGAGTTTTATAATGTTATGCCTTGGATGTTATTCGATAGAAATTTCTTTCAGGCTTTGCATACAGAAAAATTGATGCTTGCATTGATACTTTCTTTTATTATATTGATAGCAGCTTTAAATATAGCTTCAAGTCAGATAATATTTGTTAAAGATAAAAGGCGTGATATTGCTATAATAAAGACATTAGGTTTAAGGCCTTCAAATGTAGCTAAAGTTTTCTTTTTGGAAGGAGCTATAATTGGTTTAATAGGTACTGTGCTTGGTGTAATATTTGGCATATTACTTGCTAATTATGTAAATGAGGCATTAGACGGCATTAGAATAATACTTCAGGTAATAGTTAATATTATATGGTTTATACCTTCTAAAATAGGAGGATTATCAATACCTATAGTACCTGATTTCTTTCCTTCAGATATATATTATGTAAGCGGAGGACTTCCTTCTATAATACATGCTTCTCAGGTTATAATGGTTGCTAGTATTTCATTCTTGCTTTCAGTTTTATTTGCTATAATACCTGCTTATATAGCAAGCAGATATAAACCTGCGGAGGTATTGAGATATGAGTGA
- a CDS encoding ABC transporter ATP-binding protein, translated as MSDNKEVLINIENLKKTYAGPPKVEVLKSINLKVYKNEILAITGESGSGKTTLLNLIGGIDDITEGSIDILGNNIGKMNEGQLAHFRNSSLGYVFQFHNLLGEFSALENVMIPSLMLKYNKKEARQKAEVLLETVGLKDRMEHRIGELSGGEAQRVAIARALINRPSVVLADEPTGNLDKKNAEMVRELLWNMTKQSNASLIIVTHSVSIANMADRKLRLEYGENLIEY; from the coding sequence ATGAGTGATAATAAAGAGGTTTTAATTAATATAGAAAATTTAAAAAAGACTTATGCAGGACCTCCTAAAGTAGAAGTTTTAAAATCAATAAATTTAAAAGTTTATAAAAATGAAATACTTGCCATAACAGGAGAATCCGGCAGCGGAAAAACTACTCTTTTAAATTTAATTGGCGGTATAGATGATATTACAGAAGGCAGTATAGATATATTAGGTAATAACATTGGAAAAATGAATGAAGGTCAATTAGCTCATTTTAGAAATAGTTCTCTAGGTTATGTATTTCAGTTTCATAATTTGCTTGGCGAGTTTAGTGCTTTAGAAAATGTTATGATACCGTCTTTAATGCTTAAATATAATAAAAAGGAAGCCAGACAAAAAGCTGAGGTTTTGCTTGAAACAGTTGGTTTAAAAGATAGAATGGAGCATAGAATAGGAGAACTTTCAGGAGGTGAGGCACAGAGAGTTGCTATAGCCAGAGCTTTGATAAACAGACCTAGTGTAGTATTGGCTGATGAGCCTACTGGGAATTTGGATAAAAAAAATGCTGAAATGGTTAGAGAATTATTATGGAATATGACAAAACAAAGTAATGCTTCTCTGATAATAGTTACGCATTCTGTTTCTATTGCTAACATGGCTGATAGAAAATTGCGTTTGGAATATGGTGAGAATTTAATAGAATATTGA
- a CDS encoding ABC transporter ATP-binding protein: MIKQIKEFFKKKEEHKKLHETARSDIHIDKYYSSDEKHVYRRMFKYAWKQKGLYFIPFILSLLYTVINILPPFFGQMAIALTGGKSAQLVDRIPFLKKLFEIDAKSILGDAFSSGNIFNANLLLQFTAVIIIGIVYVILRVGLDYFKSFLFGFCSQAINRDVQADMLKAVLNTDIGYFKQEREGTILARIGEGGVISGFVTGTFPNMITIPLTLILTLAVLFFLNVKLTLVCLIASPLIAIGTDKISKLIRPRISKSQEMNANMSGIMQENMRGIEVIKIFSKEDVEVNRYINYNNEIIDYTRKMTMVSALNRPLVELIMIVAMLLILAYGGYLVFNGEMPFEFLWGFLLYMLNISTPVRDLSGLFVGLQSTKVIGKRVFQIMDLPQEKVDDKSKMEMKPIENSIEFKDVEFEYPRRGNEEPFKLGPINFKVKKGDIVAFVGNSGGGKTTLVTLIPKLFLPSSGQILFDGIDANEINTRSLRQHIGVVSQENILFYGSVRDNILYGDTEATDDDMFRAAKIAHADEFILKLPNGYDTHIGPRGIMLSGGQRQRIALARAVLRKPSILILDEATSALDTESEMYVQKALNEIINLQTTFVIAHRLSTIKNATYICVVEDGKIIESGTHEELMKKGGKYQYLYSLQFRDN; this comes from the coding sequence ATGATTAAACAAATAAAAGAATTTTTCAAAAAAAAAGAAGAACATAAAAAACTTCATGAAACTGCAAGAAGCGATATTCATATAGATAAATATTATTCTTCTGATGAAAAACATGTATATAGAAGAATGTTTAAATATGCATGGAAGCAAAAAGGATTATATTTTATACCATTTATACTTAGTTTATTATATACCGTAATAAATATACTTCCTCCTTTTTTCGGTCAAATGGCTATAGCACTTACAGGTGGAAAATCTGCACAGCTTGTAGATAGAATACCTTTTTTGAAAAAACTATTTGAAATAGATGCTAAATCAATACTTGGAGATGCTTTCAGTTCAGGAAATATTTTCAATGCTAATTTGCTTTTGCAATTTACTGCTGTAATAATAATAGGTATTGTTTATGTTATTTTAAGAGTTGGATTGGATTATTTTAAATCATTTTTATTCGGTTTTTGTTCTCAGGCAATAAACAGAGATGTTCAGGCTGATATGCTCAAGGCTGTATTAAATACTGATATTGGATATTTTAAGCAGGAAAGAGAAGGTACAATATTGGCTCGTATAGGTGAGGGAGGAGTGATATCAGGATTTGTTACAGGTACTTTTCCTAATATGATTACAATACCTTTAACTTTAATACTTACATTAGCAGTACTTTTCTTTTTGAATGTTAAGCTTACATTAGTTTGTTTGATAGCAAGTCCATTAATAGCTATAGGAACAGATAAAATATCAAAACTTATAAGACCTAGAATTTCTAAATCTCAGGAAATGAATGCTAATATGAGCGGTATAATGCAGGAGAATATGAGAGGTATAGAAGTTATAAAGATATTCTCTAAAGAAGATGTAGAAGTTAATAGATATATAAATTATAATAATGAAATAATAGATTATACAAGAAAGATGACTATGGTTTCAGCATTGAACAGACCATTAGTAGAACTCATTATGATAGTTGCTATGCTGCTTATATTGGCTTATGGCGGATATTTAGTATTTAATGGAGAAATGCCTTTTGAGTTTTTATGGGGATTTTTGCTTTATATGCTTAATATTTCTACTCCTGTAAGAGATTTATCAGGACTTTTTGTAGGTTTGCAGTCTACAAAAGTTATAGGTAAAAGAGTATTTCAAATAATGGATTTGCCTCAGGAAAAAGTTGATGATAAGTCAAAAATGGAGATGAAGCCTATAGAAAATTCTATAGAATTTAAAGATGTTGAATTCGAGTATCCTAGAAGAGGTAATGAAGAACCTTTCAAATTGGGACCTATTAATTTTAAAGTGAAAAAAGGTGATATTGTTGCTTTTGTAGGTAATTCAGGCGGAGGTAAAACTACACTTGTAACTTTAATACCTAAATTATTTTTACCTTCATCCGGACAAATTTTATTTGATGGAATAGATGCAAATGAAATAAATACTAGAAGTTTAAGGCAGCATATAGGAGTTGTATCACAGGAAAATATTTTATTTTATGGAAGCGTAAGAGATAATATTTTGTATGGCGATACTGAAGCTACAGATGATGATATGTTTAGAGCAGCAAAAATAGCACATGCTGATGAGTTTATATTGAAATTACCTAATGGTTATGATACACATATAGGTCCTAGAGGAATTATGCTTTCTGGCGGACAGCGTCAGAGAATAGCATTAGCTAGAGCTGTTTTAAGAAAGCCGTCAATACTTATTTTAGATGAGGCTACAAGTGCTTTAGATACCGAAAGTGAAATGTATGTTCAAAAAGCATTAAATGAAATTATTAATCTTCAAACTACATTTGTTATAGCTCACAGACTTTCAACTATTAAAAATGCTACTTATATATGTGTAGTAGAAGATGGTAAAATAATAGAATCTGGTACTCATGAAGAATTAATGAAGAAAGGCGGAAAGTATCAATATTTATATTCATTACAGTTTAGAGATAATTAA
- a CDS encoding ExbD/TolR family protein, which yields MKFRRRFNIKSGIDLTPMIDIVFNLLIFFMVGSTIIVTPQIEISLPKSTSAVGSDKNETVVISISKDGQKYINGYISEDIDADLKKLADTEGELEKPVEIRSDQDVKTQTLISVIDSVKNAGFTRLSIATETSNDN from the coding sequence ATGAAGTTTAGAAGAAGATTCAATATAAAAAGCGGAATAGATTTAACCCCCATGATAGATATAGTATTTAATTTGCTTATATTCTTCATGGTGGGTTCAACAATTATAGTTACGCCTCAAATAGAAATTAGTTTGCCAAAATCAACATCAGCAGTAGGATCCGATAAAAATGAAACCGTAGTAATAAGCATATCAAAAGACGGACAAAAATATATAAATGGATACATATCAGAAGATATTGATGCAGATCTAAAAAAATTAGCTGATACAGAAGGAGAATTGGAAAAGCCTGTGGAAATACGTTCAGATCAAGATGTAAAAACTCAAACTTTAATATCTGTTATAGACAGTGTCAAAAATGCAGGATTTACAAGACTAAGCATAGCTACTGAAACATCAAATGATAATTAA
- a CDS encoding CAP domain-containing protein: MKKLNFIIIFIFLSTLILSANTIEDEVFRLINLERSKVSLPPLPNNQRLHSLALYHADNMAKNKFFSNTDLDGLDSKARQVKLYPEMVGNISESLHKLDVVPFTDKKAAESIVKDLMKTPDSKKNILSKEYNAIGVGAVKRGVGVYTTVTFANIVAESVDFSPKAKEGSEITVKYRILNGAAFTDFKLAVEMADPEARITGDDGKTYIGKVIYDVKDMGNSILGRTFKAEYGKGDYKISILYKGQHFLSNVRTITVE; encoded by the coding sequence ATGAAAAAGTTAAATTTCATAATAATATTTATCTTTTTATCAACTTTAATACTTAGTGCTAATACTATAGAAGACGAAGTATTTAGATTAATAAATTTAGAAAGAAGTAAGGTATCTTTACCTCCTCTTCCTAATAATCAAAGACTTCATTCATTAGCATTATATCATGCTGATAATATGGCTAAAAATAAATTCTTCAGCAATACAGATTTAGACGGATTAGACTCTAAAGCAAGACAAGTAAAATTATATCCTGAAATGGTTGGAAATATAAGTGAAAGTTTGCATAAATTAGACGTTGTTCCTTTTACTGATAAAAAAGCTGCTGAAAGCATTGTTAAAGATTTGATGAAAACTCCTGACAGCAAAAAGAACATATTAAGCAAGGAATATAATGCTATAGGAGTTGGTGCTGTAAAAAGAGGTGTTGGTGTTTATACTACAGTAACATTTGCCAACATAGTTGCTGAATCTGTTGACTTCTCACCTAAAGCTAAAGAAGGCAGTGAAATAACTGTAAAATATAGAATACTAAATGGGGCTGCTTTTACTGATTTTAAATTGGCTGTAGAAATGGCTGATCCTGAAGCTAGAATCACAGGAGATGATGGAAAAACATACATAGGAAAAGTAATATATGATGTTAAAGATATGGGCAACTCTATATTAGGAAGAACTTTCAAGGCTGAATATGGAAAAGGAGATTATAAAATTTCTATTCTATATAAAGGTCAGCATTTCTTAAGTAATGTAAGAACTATAACAGTAGAATAA